One segment of Candidatus Thermoplasmatota archaeon DNA contains the following:
- the ftsY gene encoding signal recognition particle-docking protein FtsY gives MFKGLREKFFSVSHEAKTKSIDYISEVVDESGRRLREGVLDGLLHDLEIGLLEADVALPVAEELTKSVKEYLLGKSIDKAFDIEDAVKLALKAAVKGVLAGQTLALTDKIKSKPPPFVIMFVGINGGGKTTAIAKLAYRMQKHGLSCVLAAGDTFRAGAIEQLTLHSEKLGCKIIKHQEGSDPAAVAYDAIEHAKARRKDIVLIDTAGRMQTNTNLMDEMKKIRRVAKPDLVFFVGDALAGSDAVEQAKRFDAAVGIDAVILTKIDADAKGGAALSIAKTIGKPIAYVSIGQEYDEFRKFDPDWMVERIFGDKQSMAAQDL, from the coding sequence ATGTTCAAAGGTCTCAGAGAGAAGTTCTTCTCCGTTTCTCACGAGGCCAAAACCAAATCGATCGATTACATCTCAGAAGTTGTTGACGAGTCAGGGCGAAGGTTGAGGGAGGGAGTTCTGGACGGCCTCTTGCATGACCTGGAAATCGGACTTCTGGAAGCAGATGTTGCCCTTCCAGTCGCCGAGGAGCTCACCAAGAGCGTCAAGGAATACCTGCTTGGAAAGAGTATAGACAAGGCCTTCGACATCGAGGATGCCGTCAAACTAGCACTGAAGGCCGCGGTGAAGGGAGTGCTCGCTGGCCAGACTTTGGCTCTTACCGACAAGATCAAGTCGAAACCGCCGCCGTTCGTGATCATGTTCGTGGGCATCAACGGCGGAGGAAAGACGACGGCGATCGCCAAGTTGGCATACAGGATGCAGAAACATGGCCTGAGCTGCGTCCTCGCTGCAGGAGACACATTCAGAGCTGGAGCTATCGAACAGCTGACATTGCACTCAGAGAAGCTCGGGTGCAAGATCATCAAACACCAGGAGGGGAGCGACCCCGCAGCGGTCGCCTACGACGCCATAGAGCATGCCAAGGCTAGGAGGAAGGACATCGTGCTCATCGACACGGCGGGGCGCATGCAAACAAACACGAACCTGATGGACGAGATGAAGAAGATCCGGAGGGTCGCGAAACCGGACCTCGTATTCTTTGTGGGAGACGCTCTTGCCGGGTCCGACGCCGTCGAACAAGCGAAGAGGTTCGACGCCGCAGTTGGCATAGACGCTGTCATTCTCACGAAGATAGACGCGGATGCCAAGGGCGGTGCGGCATTGTCGATTGCGAAGACCATCGGGAAGCCAATAGCATATGTGAGCATCGGTCAGGAGTACGATGAATTCAGGAAGTTCGACCCCGACTGGATGGTGGAACGAATCTTCGGCGACAAGCAGTCGATGGCCGCCCAGGACCTCTAA
- the pfdA gene encoding prefoldin subunit alpha: MPTEQELRDNYVMMETAKAQLEGLAKQQELIQLAVEEHVRARETIKQMAQGNPGDDILVPLGADSYIHAKISDNRDAIVGAGSGVSIKREPDEAEKILDSKIDDLSRAFKSISDKAAETEALVQELTQRVQDQMELLQSAGKA, encoded by the coding sequence ATGCCAACAGAGCAGGAACTCAGAGACAATTACGTCATGATGGAGACCGCTAAGGCCCAGCTTGAAGGACTGGCAAAACAGCAAGAGTTGATACAGCTGGCAGTAGAGGAGCACGTCCGGGCACGAGAGACCATCAAGCAGATGGCTCAGGGGAACCCCGGAGATGATATCCTTGTTCCGTTGGGGGCTGACTCTTACATTCATGCGAAGATATCGGACAACAGGGACGCCATCGTGGGCGCCGGCTCTGGTGTGTCGATCAAGAGGGAGCCCGACGAGGCAGAGAAGATACTTGACTCGAAGATCGATGATTTGTCCCGCGCGTTCAAGTCCATCTCAGACAAGGCCGCCGAGACGGAGGCATTGGTCCAGGAGCTCACACAAAGGGTCCAAGACCAGATGGAGCTTCTTCAGTCAGCTGGAAAGGCTTGA
- a CDS encoding 50S ribosomal protein L18a, whose translation MKAFEVSGEFVMSRRKWQPFTLEVAAVDEKAAIEKTMALIGSRHKMKRKFIKISGVKSLKAAEVSDHAVKHLLEAKK comes from the coding sequence ATGAAAGCTTTCGAAGTCAGCGGCGAATTCGTGATGTCGCGCCGCAAGTGGCAACCGTTCACGCTCGAGGTTGCAGCTGTGGATGAGAAGGCCGCTATCGAGAAGACTATGGCGCTGATAGGGAGCAGGCACAAGATGAAGCGCAAGTTCATCAAGATCTCCGGCGTGAAATCACTCAAGGCAGCAGAGGTCTCCGACCACGCGGTGAAACATCTGCTGGAGGCGAAGAAGTGA
- a CDS encoding radical SAM protein produces MHRTIDCFYPGSSFPAISVTGRSCALNCKHCSKKYLEGMVSATTPGELMEVAEALAERGAQGFLLSGGFDSSGKVRMVDFAEAIEEIKSTTDLRVNAHIGLTPLDEIQRLVRCGIDSFSVDVYGSEETIHEVLGLNACPEDYIGVVEALQRSGASVVAPHICVGIHGGRLGGENAAIERLKKVELDVLILISLIPNKDTEYDSVSPPSKDMVLSVIRKARADLPDTKLLLGCMRSKLDRSSEFDFVEAGLNGIVLPASSTVERLKSGGYTIKKRSVCCSLV; encoded by the coding sequence GTGCATAGGACCATCGACTGTTTCTATCCAGGAAGTAGCTTCCCGGCGATATCCGTCACCGGGCGGTCGTGTGCCCTCAACTGCAAACACTGCTCCAAAAAGTATCTCGAGGGGATGGTTTCGGCTACAACTCCCGGAGAGTTGATGGAGGTGGCCGAGGCGCTTGCCGAGCGCGGAGCGCAAGGTTTCCTGCTCAGTGGAGGATTCGACAGCTCGGGCAAGGTGAGAATGGTCGACTTCGCGGAGGCGATCGAAGAGATCAAGAGCACGACCGATCTCAGAGTGAATGCGCACATCGGGCTGACGCCGCTTGACGAGATCCAGCGGCTTGTCAGGTGCGGGATCGATTCCTTCTCCGTAGATGTATATGGCTCGGAGGAAACCATCCACGAAGTGCTTGGGCTCAACGCTTGTCCGGAGGACTACATAGGAGTCGTTGAGGCCCTCCAAAGGTCAGGAGCGAGTGTTGTCGCTCCGCACATATGTGTCGGCATCCATGGTGGTCGTCTCGGGGGCGAGAACGCGGCCATCGAGCGACTGAAGAAAGTCGAGCTAGATGTCCTCATATTGATATCGCTCATCCCCAACAAGGACACCGAGTATGACTCGGTTTCTCCTCCCAGCAAGGACATGGTCCTGTCCGTAATCAGGAAGGCTAGGGCCGACTTGCCCGACACGAAGCTGTTGCTCGGCTGCATGCGGTCCAAGCTTGACAGGTCCTCAGAGTTCGATTTCGTGGAGGCGGGTCTGAACGGGATCGTGTTGCCCGCTTCGAGTACCGTCGAAAGACTGAAGAGTGGGGGCTACACCATCAAGAAGCGGTCCGTTTGCTGCTCGCTCGTCTGA
- the priS gene encoding DNA primase catalytic subunit PriS has protein sequence MPSDESVRFVMDRFSKYYRETALFMPERFSKREFGFMFFDRQFVMRHLGFPTRAALKKYLVEQAPSHVYYSCAYYEKPNAPTMVEKKWQGADLIFDLDADHVEGAQNLPYEEMLKRVKQEVIRLIDEFLLGDLGFDHDELRIVFSGGRGYHVHINSPRVIKLSSHERREIVDYVTGTDLDMDWVFPATVFELGRFKDRVGSDHKRTMPALDEGGWRARIRRGIDALLVDLESVPRADATLRLQTMVSESKRDIGKKTIDGLYKDLFTGPKGKRGVDRMRSDNTFEIFSEKRHADAFIDIVEMKVKMKMKGETDEPVTSDIKRLIRLPSSLHGKTGFKVVPLEREELDKFDPFRDAVPEAFGDRDVHVILEKPAELRLRDQTFSLDAGKSAVPEFAAVYLVCRRLASIENH, from the coding sequence ATGCCTTCGGACGAGTCAGTGCGATTCGTAATGGATAGGTTCTCCAAGTACTACAGGGAGACCGCGCTTTTCATGCCGGAGCGTTTCTCGAAAAGGGAATTCGGATTCATGTTCTTCGACAGGCAGTTCGTCATGAGGCACCTGGGTTTCCCGACAAGGGCTGCGCTCAAGAAATACCTAGTAGAGCAGGCGCCCTCACACGTCTACTACTCGTGTGCATACTATGAGAAACCGAACGCGCCGACCATGGTGGAGAAAAAGTGGCAAGGCGCAGACCTCATCTTCGACCTCGATGCGGACCACGTCGAGGGCGCCCAGAACCTTCCCTATGAAGAGATGCTGAAGAGGGTGAAGCAGGAAGTCATTCGGCTAATCGACGAGTTCCTTCTGGGCGATCTCGGATTCGACCACGACGAGCTAAGGATTGTCTTCTCCGGTGGTAGGGGCTATCATGTCCACATCAACAGCCCGAGGGTGATCAAGCTCTCGAGCCACGAGAGGAGGGAAATCGTGGACTACGTCACAGGGACCGACTTGGACATGGACTGGGTATTTCCGGCGACCGTGTTCGAGCTCGGGAGATTCAAGGACCGGGTGGGCTCAGATCACAAGCGGACCATGCCGGCTCTCGATGAGGGCGGGTGGAGGGCGCGGATAAGGAGGGGGATCGATGCGCTCTTGGTGGATCTTGAAAGCGTGCCTCGAGCAGATGCGACTTTGAGACTGCAGACCATGGTTTCGGAATCGAAGAGGGACATAGGCAAGAAGACGATTGATGGACTCTACAAGGACCTGTTCACCGGTCCTAAGGGGAAGCGAGGGGTTGACAGGATGCGTTCTGACAACACATTCGAGATATTTTCTGAGAAGAGGCATGCGGACGCGTTCATCGATATCGTAGAGATGAAGGTCAAGATGAAGATGAAGGGAGAGACCGACGAGCCAGTGACATCCGACATCAAGAGACTGATAAGATTGCCGAGCTCGCTCCACGGAAAGACGGGGTTCAAGGTCGTACCTCTTGAAAGGGAGGAGCTTGACAAGTTCGACCCCTTCAGAGATGCGGTCCCCGAAGCATTCGGCGATAGGGATGTCCATGTGATCCTCGAGAAGCCAGCTGAGCTCCGCCTCAGAGACCAGACGTTCTCTTTGGACGCCGGAAAGAGCGCAGTGCCCGAATTCGCAGCTGTCTACCTAGTGTGCAGACGGCTGGCTTCAATCGAGAACCACTAG
- a CDS encoding ATP-binding cassette domain-containing protein: MRAFDLQDVRFKHRGSDHWALDGVSLQVEKGEFVTLLGSNGSGKSTICMLSNGLIPHALPGDLQGKAEIFGFDVKEHSVAEFSTKVGIVFQEPESQLFCMSVEEEVAFGPENLAVPREELRERVEWALELVGMKGYNDRSPFSLSGGQKQRVAIAAALSMRPDMLVLDEPAYALDPVGRVELYQVLMQLKEQHGMTVLLAECDSEEAAKYSDKAALMKDGRVISYGAPREVLKDPERLRSLGVVPPQVSEVSALLKERLKGSDFSFISVDEAERSIKEKFTNRKRGRGP; the protein is encoded by the coding sequence ATGCGCGCGTTCGATCTGCAGGATGTACGGTTCAAGCACAGGGGTTCGGATCATTGGGCCCTTGACGGTGTATCTCTCCAAGTGGAGAAAGGTGAGTTCGTCACGCTCCTTGGCTCGAACGGTTCCGGCAAATCCACCATCTGCATGTTATCAAACGGGCTCATACCGCACGCTCTCCCGGGCGACCTGCAGGGCAAGGCCGAGATCTTCGGATTCGATGTGAAGGAGCATTCGGTCGCTGAATTCTCGACGAAGGTCGGGATAGTCTTCCAGGAACCAGAGAGCCAGCTGTTCTGCATGAGCGTCGAGGAAGAGGTTGCATTCGGACCAGAGAATCTTGCCGTGCCTCGGGAGGAGCTCAGGGAGCGGGTCGAATGGGCCCTGGAGCTCGTGGGCATGAAAGGTTACAACGATCGTTCACCTTTCAGCCTCTCCGGCGGCCAGAAGCAGCGCGTGGCTATCGCCGCAGCCCTCTCGATGCGTCCGGACATGCTCGTGCTCGACGAACCCGCGTACGCATTGGATCCGGTTGGCAGGGTGGAGCTCTACCAAGTTCTCATGCAGCTCAAGGAGCAGCATGGCATGACCGTGCTCCTGGCCGAGTGCGACTCAGAAGAGGCAGCCAAGTACTCTGACAAGGCCGCTTTGATGAAGGATGGTCGAGTTATCTCATATGGGGCACCACGTGAGGTGCTCAAGGACCCTGAGAGGTTGCGCTCCCTCGGCGTAGTGCCTCCACAAGTGTCCGAGGTCTCTGCCCTCCTCAAAGAACGCCTTAAAGGCTCGGATTTCTCATTCATCAGTGTTGACGAGGCCGAACGCTCGATCAAAGAGAAGTTCACGAATCGCAAGCGAGGGAGAGGACCATGA
- a CDS encoding energy-coupling factor ABC transporter ATP-binding protein, translated as MIPRAPASADRDKIISVHGLKFVYDGGVQALAGINLDVRRGDYLAIVGGNGSGKTTLAKNLIGLLRPTSGSVTINGISTSGLTVAELAKVIGFAFQNPDHQLFCSSVVEEVRFGPLNLGFPEAEVAKKTALSIEAMGLSAVKDQPPFSLTLGERRRVSIASIMAMDPQVFILDEPTTGLDARETDDFMDCIDRLNRDGHTVVLITHDMKLVAKHAKRVVVMSEGRIVLDSDPGGVFTDLELLLRSKLVPPPVAQLAHRLSSLGVPREVLSPEELVFHLMSRRGAGK; from the coding sequence ATGATCCCGAGAGCTCCCGCGTCGGCGGACCGGGACAAGATCATTTCAGTTCACGGGTTGAAGTTCGTCTACGACGGGGGCGTGCAGGCACTCGCAGGGATCAATCTAGATGTCAGAAGGGGCGACTACCTGGCCATCGTCGGAGGCAACGGCTCTGGGAAGACGACCCTCGCGAAGAACCTGATCGGGCTCCTCAGGCCTACTAGTGGGAGCGTAACCATCAATGGCATTTCAACGTCCGGGCTGACGGTGGCCGAGCTCGCGAAGGTCATCGGATTCGCCTTCCAAAACCCGGATCATCAGTTGTTCTGCTCTTCCGTGGTTGAGGAGGTCAGGTTCGGCCCGCTCAATCTCGGATTCCCTGAAGCGGAGGTGGCGAAAAAGACCGCGCTTTCGATCGAGGCGATGGGCCTATCGGCGGTCAAGGACCAGCCACCGTTCTCACTGACTCTGGGCGAGAGGCGGCGAGTATCCATCGCATCCATAATGGCCATGGATCCTCAGGTGTTCATTCTGGATGAGCCGACAACCGGTCTTGACGCCCGCGAAACTGACGATTTTATGGACTGCATAGATCGGCTAAACCGCGACGGCCACACGGTGGTGCTGATCACCCATGACATGAAACTGGTAGCGAAGCACGCCAAGAGGGTCGTCGTGATGTCAGAGGGGAGGATAGTCCTGGACTCCGACCCAGGAGGGGTCTTCACCGACCTGGAGCTGCTGCTGCGTAGCAAGCTCGTACCCCCTCCCGTGGCTCAGCTGGCCCACAGACTCTCCTCCTTGGGAGTGCCTAGGGAGGTGCTCTCTCCAGAGGAGCTCGTGTTCCATCTCATGTCCAGGCGAGGTGCTGGCAAATGA
- a CDS encoding energy-coupling factor transporter transmembrane protein EcfT, with translation MTGFIDLYTEVGTFLHRMDPRVKIVAVATLSLLALIMSHLAYLLILAAVMVVLILFGRASFKKTMLAFSYVFRVMALIVVLWPLFNPGGTPVLFELGPITITEPGILAGIATAVRIFCLAAAWYLLMFTTSQRDLVRGLVKMGLRFDFGLSLAMALRFLPTFSAIVASIKDAQRARGLELDKGNFRKRARDYVAVLVPTVITALKMADTLSLALQSRAYGARTDRTYMRELKMRAADYVALFIAVAVFALPVTAKYIFSIPL, from the coding sequence ATGACGGGCTTCATCGACCTCTACACCGAGGTTGGCACGTTCCTGCACAGGATGGACCCGAGGGTGAAGATTGTCGCCGTGGCTACGCTCAGCCTTCTAGCTCTCATCATGAGCCATCTCGCCTACCTTCTGATCTTGGCGGCTGTCATGGTAGTCCTGATCCTCTTCGGGAGGGCAAGCTTCAAGAAGACGATGCTCGCCTTCAGTTATGTCTTCAGGGTGATGGCGCTCATAGTCGTCCTGTGGCCGTTATTCAACCCCGGCGGGACTCCCGTGCTCTTCGAGCTCGGGCCGATAACGATAACTGAGCCGGGCATCTTGGCCGGCATCGCCACAGCAGTCAGGATCTTCTGTCTCGCCGCAGCATGGTACCTTCTGATGTTCACGACCTCCCAGCGGGATCTCGTTCGCGGCCTCGTGAAAATGGGCCTGAGATTCGATTTCGGCCTTTCACTCGCGATGGCTCTCAGGTTCCTGCCTACATTCAGTGCAATAGTGGCGTCGATCAAAGATGCCCAGCGTGCAAGAGGACTGGAGCTGGACAAGGGCAATTTCAGAAAAAGGGCTAGGGACTATGTGGCGGTCCTGGTTCCCACCGTCATCACCGCATTGAAGATGGCTGACACGCTCTCCCTCGCCCTGCAATCAAGGGCGTACGGTGCGAGAACAGACAGAACCTACATGCGCGAACTGAAGATGCGCGCAGCCGACTATGTCGCCTTGTTCATTGCAGTCGCCGTGTTTGCATTACCCGTCACCGCCAAGTACATCTTCTCAATTCCTCTGTGA
- a CDS encoding ECF transporter S component, which produces MESQTPPKTVGATPAKFVSPRTVALYAVLTALTTAVTMTLVIPLPTRGYFNIGDAMVFFSAFTFGWRAGMICGGIGSAAADLLLGFGYFAPITLVAKGSEGLVAGLLGPAYRGTTRMKILGIWAGGSCMVTTYFVGEWVLYGFGNAALELPLNIGQVLFGGLIGLALSQAISQYRNQRPKTP; this is translated from the coding sequence ATGGAATCTCAGACTCCCCCGAAGACCGTGGGGGCCACACCTGCGAAGTTCGTTTCGCCCAGAACAGTGGCCTTGTACGCTGTCCTCACCGCGCTGACCACCGCAGTCACGATGACTCTTGTTATTCCTCTCCCCACCAGAGGTTATTTCAACATTGGAGATGCGATGGTCTTCTTCAGCGCCTTCACCTTTGGCTGGCGCGCAGGTATGATCTGTGGCGGCATTGGATCGGCGGCGGCGGACCTTCTGCTCGGATTCGGATACTTCGCTCCAATAACACTGGTTGCAAAAGGTTCCGAGGGGCTGGTCGCGGGTCTTCTCGGACCGGCCTACAGGGGAACGACACGGATGAAGATTCTTGGTATTTGGGCCGGCGGCTCATGCATGGTCACGACATACTTCGTCGGCGAATGGGTCTTGTATGGCTTCGGCAACGCAGCCCTAGAGCTGCCATTGAACATCGGCCAGGTGCTCTTTGGAGGCCTGATTGGTCTTGCGCTCTCCCAAGCCATATCTCAGTACAGGAATCAGCGTCCCAAGACACCCTGA
- a CDS encoding FAD-binding oxidoreductase yields the protein METTDDKMERRLYSHDLAPLPKEMDLIFKTMPDQVVRPAYTQDVVQIVRKAISTNKPIVPRGAGSWGLGGSVPVKGGITIDMTGMNKIISIDETNLVVTVQAGITWKALADALDAKGLFLPCYPSSAPSATLGGWIGTGGTGIGAFKYGSAGDIIRDLEIVLPTTEIVHTGDKLVPQNGAGPNLNWLFVGSEGTMGIVTEVTFSILPKPEELRPVSYSFDDIMKFQPALKKLVRSGVAPMHIMFGDRLHFDYLRAIGKHAPEVGCMVTMALTGTKAQVDYEEKTIDDIFTAAGAKKEPKETAEHEWSERNYEFRVRELGVGAIPGEILVPIDRMNVVLEGTAKIIKQLKMNAPLIGTVADNNTVMLMPYYLTDERKLVASTAAMGFAKRLGDLAFDNGGRPVGLGIFFAGNLAKVRGKEGAKLIRSLKETLDPHGIMNPGKMVETGTRWGISMPAFLMNFGMQMMGSVKRILPRDKIGEKELSKLKK from the coding sequence ATGGAGACCACGGATGACAAGATGGAAAGAAGGCTCTACAGCCACGATCTCGCACCGCTTCCGAAAGAAATGGATCTCATTTTCAAGACCATGCCCGACCAGGTCGTAAGACCGGCGTACACGCAGGATGTCGTCCAGATCGTTAGGAAAGCCATCTCGACCAACAAACCAATAGTCCCGAGGGGGGCGGGTTCCTGGGGCCTTGGCGGTTCCGTCCCGGTCAAGGGCGGCATCACGATCGATATGACCGGAATGAACAAAATCATCTCTATCGATGAGACGAACCTCGTCGTGACGGTCCAAGCAGGTATCACTTGGAAGGCGCTGGCAGATGCGCTGGACGCCAAGGGCCTTTTCCTGCCATGCTACCCCAGTAGCGCGCCGTCTGCAACCTTGGGCGGATGGATCGGCACTGGCGGGACAGGCATAGGGGCGTTCAAGTACGGCAGCGCGGGCGACATTATCAGAGACCTGGAGATCGTACTGCCGACCACCGAGATAGTACACACTGGCGACAAGCTGGTCCCACAGAACGGTGCCGGTCCGAACCTGAACTGGCTGTTCGTCGGTTCGGAGGGCACGATGGGCATCGTGACTGAGGTCACGTTCTCCATCCTTCCCAAGCCTGAGGAGCTCAGGCCCGTCAGCTATTCGTTCGATGACATCATGAAATTCCAGCCGGCCCTCAAGAAGCTGGTGAGGTCCGGCGTTGCCCCGATGCACATTATGTTCGGCGACAGGCTGCACTTCGATTACCTGAGAGCAATTGGCAAGCACGCACCCGAGGTCGGGTGTATGGTGACCATGGCGCTCACTGGCACCAAGGCCCAGGTCGACTACGAGGAGAAGACCATCGACGACATATTCACCGCCGCAGGTGCCAAGAAGGAACCGAAGGAGACCGCCGAACACGAGTGGTCCGAGAGGAACTACGAGTTCAGAGTTAGAGAGCTTGGAGTGGGAGCAATCCCAGGCGAGATTCTTGTCCCGATCGACAGGATGAACGTCGTCCTCGAGGGCACGGCGAAGATCATCAAACAGCTCAAGATGAACGCGCCTCTGATAGGCACTGTCGCGGACAACAACACTGTCATGCTCATGCCATATTACCTGACGGATGAGCGCAAACTTGTGGCCTCAACCGCGGCAATGGGTTTCGCCAAGAGACTGGGCGATCTCGCGTTCGACAACGGCGGGAGGCCGGTTGGGCTCGGGATATTCTTCGCGGGCAACTTGGCCAAGGTCCGGGGGAAGGAGGGCGCGAAGCTGATAAGATCGCTCAAAGAGACGCTCGACCCGCATGGCATCATGAACCCCGGCAAGATGGTCGAGACCGGCACCAGATGGGGCATCTCGATGCCGGCCTTCCTGATGAACTTCGGCATGCAGATGATGGGCTCAGTCAAGAGGATTCTGCCCAGGGATAAGATAGGCGAGAAGGAGCTGTCGAAGCTCAAAAAGTAG
- a CDS encoding zinc metalloprotease HtpX translates to MHSTLRMMALFMALTAIFVAIGYVLGAVFFGDWILGSLMFLVFAGLINFISYFFSDKIVLWSYRAKPASKAEQPRLYSIVNKVCLKADLPMPRIAIIPTQTPNAFATGRNKNNAVIAATEGLMSLLTDDELEGVLAHEMAHIKDRDILLMSVAATIAGAISFATRMALWSSLGSRRGNGNILILLLVAITAPLAALLLRLAISRSREYKADKEGALMIQRPLALARALEKLEEGNRRRPMTRGSPSSSSLFIVNPFTGGTFVTLFMTHPPIAKRVKRLEDLADKTGFIG, encoded by the coding sequence ATGCATTCGACACTTAGAATGATGGCGCTGTTCATGGCCCTGACAGCGATATTCGTCGCCATCGGTTACGTGCTAGGGGCCGTGTTCTTCGGGGATTGGATATTGGGGTCTCTCATGTTCCTGGTGTTTGCTGGTCTGATCAACTTCATCAGCTACTTCTTCAGCGACAAGATCGTCCTGTGGTCGTATAGGGCAAAGCCAGCCTCTAAGGCCGAGCAACCCAGGCTATATAGCATCGTGAACAAGGTGTGCCTCAAGGCCGATCTACCAATGCCGAGGATTGCGATTATACCGACCCAGACGCCAAACGCCTTCGCGACCGGGAGGAACAAGAACAACGCGGTCATAGCAGCCACTGAGGGCCTCATGTCCCTTCTGACAGACGACGAGCTCGAGGGCGTGCTAGCTCACGAGATGGCTCACATCAAGGACCGGGACATACTGCTGATGTCCGTCGCAGCAACGATAGCGGGTGCGATATCCTTCGCCACAAGGATGGCCCTCTGGAGCTCACTGGGGAGCCGCAGGGGTAATGGGAACATTCTAATCCTTCTGCTTGTCGCGATAACCGCTCCACTCGCCGCTCTCTTGCTGAGATTGGCGATATCTAGGAGCAGGGAGTACAAGGCGGACAAGGAGGGCGCGCTCATGATCCAAAGGCCGTTGGCCCTGGCCAGAGCTCTTGAGAAGCTGGAGGAGGGCAACAGGCGGAGACCGATGACCAGGGGAAGCCCTTCGTCATCATCCTTGTTCATCGTGAATCCTTTCACGGGCGGGACCTTCGTTACCCTGTTCATGACCCACCCCCCGATCGCTAAGAGGGTCAAGAGGCTCGAGGACCTCGCGGACAAGACCGGGTTCATAGGATGA
- a CDS encoding GNAT family N-acetyltransferase → MVAFKFRAKDGTRVLFREPRPKDAVQLMRFINALVVEKRSGLLMNTSVGLEDERAWLKSWRADIRRRKGVMLLVEVDGRIVGNCTVSRLPWKTSHAADVGIALSREMRGKGIGEALMINIIELARRRMRGLEMLHLKTLDYNERAQALYKRIGFIEVGRIPKANKEGKEYHDDVLMVKFLQE, encoded by the coding sequence GTGGTCGCTTTCAAATTCAGGGCCAAGGACGGCACGCGGGTTCTTTTCAGGGAGCCGAGGCCGAAGGACGCAGTCCAGCTGATGAGGTTCATTAACGCCTTAGTCGTGGAGAAGAGGTCTGGACTACTCATGAACACGAGTGTGGGCCTTGAAGATGAAAGAGCCTGGCTCAAATCGTGGCGGGCGGACATCAGAAGGAGGAAAGGGGTGATGCTCCTCGTCGAGGTCGACGGGAGGATCGTGGGCAACTGCACGGTCAGCCGTCTGCCCTGGAAGACTTCGCACGCAGCGGACGTCGGCATCGCCCTGAGCCGCGAGATGCGCGGCAAGGGGATCGGGGAGGCGTTGATGATCAATATCATCGAGCTTGCGCGCAGGCGCATGCGTGGCCTGGAGATGCTTCACCTCAAGACGTTAGACTACAACGAGAGGGCTCAGGCGCTCTACAAGAGGATCGGATTCATCGAAGTGGGCCGTATCCCGAAAGCCAACAAAGAGGGCAAGGAGTACCACGACGACGTGCTAATGGTCAAGTTCCTGCAAGAATGA